The following proteins come from a genomic window of Anabas testudineus chromosome 3, fAnaTes1.2, whole genome shotgun sequence:
- the cenpn gene encoding centromere protein N produces the protein MDDLSRRLLQRLVRRIPAQALKTTLGKWDRLTAAQRQSVDFTQPKWTITETLLAIFEENEWTMKHVTELEMIHIIDNPNQGMWYAFQLMDPEDDAKSVELTQFKEQFKAHLSELVRHVSVKIKKHTDEAVWIRIAWGDSFSRPNHMKPTYVVHHLQTPYVFVTSLTSKQKPLLSQALILSTRHQGIKDANLSGRKLAAIRDLLMKQYQQVFPTKYPGTLTEKNQTVSNPRIEREQAELGENRFQMACEAFGDGMLPQLQSAIYKLETKFRDHTNKTMTEREELPFKCVVKFSSTNLLESLRECAASGIASTPVTPLLSSIPLKGRNYFVITDNGLGPSSQTNQPQN, from the exons ATGGACGATCTTAGTAGACGGCTACTACAGCGACTTGTCAGGCGAATACCAGCTCAAGCGCTAAAAACGACGCTGGGAAAGTGGGACCGTTTGACGGCAGCTCAGCGACAGTCCGTGGATTTCACTCAACCCAAATGGACCATAACGGAAACACTGCTCGCTATTTTCGAG GAAAATGAATGGACAATGAAACACGTGACAGAACTCGAGATGATAC ATATTATTGATAATCCAAACCAGGGGATGTGGTATGCCTTCCAGCTTATGGACCCTGAAG aCGATGCTAAGTCTGTAGAGCTGACACAGTTTAAGGAACAATTTAAGGCCCATCTGAGTGAGCTTGTAAGACAT GTGTCTGTAAAGATAAAGAAGCATACAGATGAAGCTGTCTGGATTCGGATTGCATGGGGAGACAGCTTCTCTCGGCCCAACCACATGAAACCTACATATGTAGTTCATCATCTTCAAACTCCTTATGTCTTTGTGACCAGCCTGACTTCAAAGCAAAAGCCCCTGTTATCCCAG GCTTTAATTCTGTCCACTAGACACCAAGGAATCAAGGATGCTAACCTCAGTGGACGGAAACTCGCTGCCATTAGAGACCTGCTGATGAAGCAGTATCAACAG GTGTTTCCCACCAAGTACCCCGGCACTCTTACTGAAAAGAATCAAACCGTCTCCA ACCCACGCATAGAAAGGGAACAAGCTGAGCTTGGAGAAAACAGATTTCAGATGGCCTGTGAAGCCTTTGGTGATGGGATGTTACCTCAGCTACAGTCTGCAATTTACAAG ctGGAAACAAAATTCAGAGACCACACCAACAAGACCATGACAGAGCGAGAGGAGCTTCCCTTCAAATGTGTTGTCAAATTTTCAAGTACCAATCTCCTGGAGTCACTCAGAGAGTGTGCAGCTTCAG GAATTGCCTCCACCCCTGTCACACCTTTGCTCTCATCAATTCCCCTAAAGGGAAGGAATTATTTTGTGATCACAGACAACGGCCTTGGTCCCTCTTCACAAACCAACCAACCACAGAACTGA
- the atmin gene encoding ATM interactor, with protein sequence MAASETGETNNRDNAATDSPKCQEESLSQSREIIKPTIMELTKEVRTNILCTVEGCGKILPNTPALNMHLVKSHRIKDGIVNPTVRKNMKGSQKLYCCPMEGCPRGPNRPFSQFSLVKQHFMKMHAERKHKCSKCNNGYSTEWDLKRHIEDCGKTYHCTCGCPYASRAALLSHIYRTGHEIPTEHRIPPVKKRKMEKLLSSTEKVKTSESACQIMPTSKDLTETALPSDTAVYIPEAVNQNSNPHKSLQKMLLPKPKIALVSVPVMQLAHLPVLLPSTESGALRSVVLAVDTQGSVSTLHLLPQTTGAMIPQLDAKNLGFKESMPTSRSNLGPVSTGVQVRLDTAGVGDAPSSLPGQRGRSTSTNIQTDKSYLSKMPSGMGVGEGVGLCSVGESSVSSCSQTDISVSAQVLLPVSVETQTFSSRAKATSSIGAQTDSQCLSHILCSSSCVPPYKTRQTQTSFGMPHTEKAAQDQAIMCSDLFGNDCLSVSTQTVLDIGDTLTAAGSSIYEDSKSAGGMCFGVQTEELNSNNMADNQTQTMTLLNDLENILSDSMSGHQVLTEASAGCTSGLGSVQEQHNGIDFDFEEFLNAVHIQTQTEESELGGLGGDTPLESLDIQTQTDFLLMDELDQSEGPSRTQASDLELFDTQTQTDLNFLLNAGSHMPLSSILRHSSFSMSTESSDTETQTDLPSFATGLSAQAPVSQGEHARLLNSTETQTVTSQAEGLGHLFLTSNETQTVMDDFLSADLAWNMESHFSSVETQTCEELCALFQHPEKPNS encoded by the exons atggCTGCGTCTGAAACGGGCGAGACGAATAACAGAGACAACGCCGCAACAGACAGTCCGAAATGTCAAGAAGAATCTCTGTCGCAGTCACGGGAAATAATAAAACCCACCATCATGGAGCTGACTAAAGAAGTGAGGACGAACATCCTCTGCACCGTGGAAGGATGTGGCAAGATTCTCCCCAACACGCCTGCACTGAACATGCATCTTGTTAAGTCACACAGAATAAAG GATGGTATCGTCAATCCCACAGTCAGAAAGAACATGAAGGGCTCTCAGAAGCTTTATTGTTGTCCCATGGAGGGTTGTCCAAGGGGCCCTAACAGACCCTTTTCCCAATTCTCTCTGGTTAAGCAA cacTTTATGAAGATGCATGCTGAGAGGAAACACAAGTGTTCCAAGTGCAACAATGGCTACAGCACAGAGTGGGACCTGAAGAGGCACATAGAGGACTGTGGGAAGACATATCACTGCACATGTGGCTGCCCATATGCTAGCAGGGCAGCTTTACTATCCCATATCTACAGGACAGGGCATGAGATTCCTACAGAACACAG aaTTCCTCCAGTAAAAAAGCGAAAGATGGAGAAACTGTTAAGTAGTACTGAAAAGGTTAAGACCAGTGAGTCAGCATGTCAGATCATGCCTACTAGTAAAGATCTGACAGAGACTGCTCTTCCTTCTGACACAGCTGTTTACATTCCAGAAGCAGTGAATCAGAACTCCAACCCCCATAAGAGCCTCCAGAAGATGCTTCTTCCAAAGCCAAAAATAGCCTTGGTCAGTGTTCCTGTGATGCAGCTGGCGCATCTGCCTGTCCTCCTTCCATCCACAGAAAGTGGGGCTCTGAGGTCTGTGGTGCTGGCAGTAGACACCCAAGGTTCTGTCAGCACCCTTCATCTCCTGCCACAAACCACCGGTGCAATGATACCCCAACTTGATGCTAAGAATTTGGGTTTCAAGGAGAGCATGCCTACTTCCCGCTCTAACTTGGGCCCAGTTAGCACAGGGGTGCAGGTCAGGCTGGATACTGCAGGTGTAGGGGATGCACCCAGCAGCCTGCCAGGACAAAGGGGAAGAAGCACCTCCACCAACATTCAGACAGACAAATCATACTTGTCAAAAATGCCCTCTGGGATGGGAGTTGGAGAGGGAGTAGGCTTGTGCTCTGTGGGTGAATCTTCAGTGTCGTCCTGCTCCCAAACTGACATCAGCGTGAGTGCCCAAGTTCTGCTTCCTGTCAGCGTTGAAACCCAGACCTTCTCCTCTCGAGCCAAAGCCACATCTTCTATTGGGGCccagacagacagtcagtgctTGAGCCATATTCTTTGCTCCTCCTCATGTGTTCCACCATACAAaaccagacagacacagacatccTTTGGCATGCCACACACGGAGAAGGCGGCTCAGGACCAGGCTATCATGTGCTCTGATCTGTTTGGCAATGACTGTCTGAGTGTCTCCACCCAGACAGTTCTGGACATAGGTGACACCCTCACTGCTGCAGGGAGCAGTATTTATGAGGACTCAAAATCAGCAGGTGGTATGTGTTTTGGAGTGCAGACAGAGGAGCTCAATTCAAACAACATGGCAGACAACCAGACCCAAACCATGACCTTGTTAAATGACTTGGAAAACATTCTTTCTGACAGCATGTCAGGCCACCAGGTGCTCACTGAGGCCTCTGCAGGTTGTACGTCAGGTCTGGGCTCTGTTCAGGAGCAACACAATGGCATAGACTTTGATTTTGAAGAGTTCCTCAATGCTGTGCACATCCAAACGCAGACAGAGGAGAGTGAGCTTGGAGGACTGGGCGGTGACACGCCGCTGGAGTCTCTTGACATCCAGACCCAGACAGATTTCCTCCTAATGGATGAATTGGACCAAAGCGAGGGACCAAGTCGAACACAAGCTAGTGACCTGGAGCTATTTGATACTCAAACTCAGACTGACCTCAATTTCCTGTTGAACGCTGGAAGCCACATGCCCCTGAGTAGCATCCTGCGACACTCAAGCTTTTCTATGAGCACAGAGTCCTCAGATACAGAAACGCAGACAGATCTGCCGTCATTTGCCACAGGCCTCTCTGCTCAGGCCCCTGTCAGTCAGGGTGAGCACGCAAGGCTGCtgaacagcacagagacacagaccGTGACCAGTCAGGCAGAAGGCTTAGGACACCTCTTCCTTACAAGCAATGAAACTCAAACTGTCATGGATGACTTCTTGTCAGCAGATCTTGCGTGGAATATGGAGTCTCATTTCAGCTCTGTGGAAACCCAGACATGCGAGGAGCTTTGTGCCCTCTTTCAGCACCCTGAAAAACCCAACAGCTGA